One part of the Paenibacillus silvisoli genome encodes these proteins:
- a CDS encoding YaiI/YqxD family protein: MTAIPTIVVDADACPVKREIVETARSFAVPVLMVASHDHRLQEEPGVTINQVDRSDQSVDLYIANHVLRGDIVVTQDFGLATIVLAKGAIALSPRGQQYDDSNIDYLMERRHELAKKRRGGGRHKGPKAMSGEDRERFQQKLTKVLQTRQENAEA, translated from the coding sequence ATGCGTGCCCGGTCAAACGGGAAATTGTCGAAACGGCTCGAAGCTTCGCGGTTCCGGTGCTCATGGTTGCTTCGCATGACCACCGGCTCCAAGAGGAGCCGGGCGTGACGATCAATCAGGTAGACCGGAGCGATCAATCGGTCGACCTATACATTGCAAACCATGTCCTGCGCGGCGACATTGTCGTTACGCAGGATTTCGGGCTTGCGACGATTGTGCTGGCTAAAGGCGCAATCGCGCTGTCTCCGCGGGGCCAGCAGTACGATGACAGCAACATCGATTATTTGATGGAGCGCAGGCACGAGTTGGCCAAGAAACGCCGAGGCGGCGGGCGGCACAAAGGACCGAAAGCGATGTCGGGCGAGGATCGCGAGCGTTTTCAGCAAAAGCTGACAAAAGTTTTGCAAACTCGGCAGGAGAATGCGGAGGCGTAG
- the dnaG gene encoding DNA primase has translation MVYEKIPESVIEAVLKHHDIVETVGKYVHLSKHGKYMKGLCPFHSEKSPSFTVTPEKGIFYCYGCGKGGNAIKFIEEIEEYSFPEAVRAMAEEAGIPITWSGSQERNNSADGGDRDTLIKAHELAVKLYHYLLMNTTHGQTALQYLRNRGVTDKQIDQFMIGYAPPEWDTLARFLEKREFNGVLMEKGGLLIAKQDRSGYIDRFRDRIMFPIWNRDGKVIAMAGRMLGEGQPKYLNSPETMLFNKTRNLYNFHHARAAMRKSRRVVVFEGYMDVIKSWSAGVHNGVATMGTAMTEEHASILQRNVDEAIICYDGDNAGQAAALKTIPILERAGLRVQVAMLPKGMDPDEYIEKNGAEAFMRETIEHPVSSTKFKLLYAKKNHILLEEEGQKNYLLEAVGIVAVLDSPTEREFYLKELSREFDMSLDSLKQDCFERRQQLQKMKPQRDNNDNSWNNGRNENRENRENRRTSSAPPVLPAYQVAERKLLAQMLQDADIASMVHQKLGEAFNVEDHAALAAYLYAYYAQGHDPDISRFIASLQDDRLERTAASILMTDDDIPFDEHLLADYVNEILKVPKFREIEQLKEAMVRAERSGDMLKAAQIAIEMNALERQLKGRQDDRF, from the coding sequence ATGGTTTACGAGAAAATACCGGAATCTGTCATTGAAGCGGTGCTCAAGCATCACGACATTGTCGAGACGGTAGGAAAGTACGTTCACCTCTCGAAGCACGGGAAATACATGAAAGGGCTTTGTCCCTTTCACTCGGAGAAGTCTCCGTCTTTTACCGTTACCCCGGAGAAGGGCATTTTTTATTGTTACGGGTGCGGCAAGGGCGGAAATGCCATCAAGTTTATCGAGGAGATCGAAGAATATTCGTTTCCGGAAGCCGTCCGCGCGATGGCCGAGGAGGCGGGCATTCCGATCACCTGGTCAGGTTCGCAGGAACGAAACAATTCCGCTGATGGGGGCGATCGCGATACTCTGATCAAGGCGCATGAGCTTGCGGTCAAGCTGTATCATTATTTATTGATGAATACGACGCATGGCCAGACAGCCCTGCAGTATTTGCGCAATCGAGGCGTAACGGACAAGCAGATCGATCAGTTCATGATCGGATATGCGCCTCCGGAATGGGATACGCTGGCGCGCTTTCTCGAGAAGCGCGAGTTCAACGGCGTGCTGATGGAGAAAGGCGGCTTGCTCATTGCCAAGCAGGACAGGAGCGGGTACATCGACCGGTTTCGCGACCGGATTATGTTTCCGATCTGGAACCGGGACGGCAAGGTCATTGCGATGGCGGGCCGTATGCTCGGCGAGGGGCAGCCGAAATATTTGAACTCGCCGGAAACGATGCTGTTCAACAAAACCCGTAATTTGTATAACTTCCACCATGCCCGGGCAGCGATGCGCAAGAGCCGCCGCGTCGTTGTGTTCGAAGGGTATATGGATGTCATCAAATCGTGGAGCGCCGGCGTGCATAACGGCGTTGCCACCATGGGGACCGCCATGACGGAAGAGCATGCCTCGATTCTTCAGCGAAACGTCGACGAGGCCATCATCTGCTACGACGGCGACAATGCCGGACAAGCCGCGGCGCTGAAGACGATTCCGATTCTGGAGCGGGCAGGGCTGCGCGTTCAGGTGGCGATGCTGCCGAAGGGTATGGATCCGGACGAATATATCGAGAAGAACGGCGCGGAAGCCTTCATGCGCGAAACGATCGAACATCCGGTATCCTCGACCAAATTTAAACTACTATATGCAAAGAAAAACCATATACTCCTAGAAGAAGAGGGACAGAAGAACTACCTGCTCGAAGCTGTTGGCATCGTTGCCGTACTTGATTCTCCTACAGAGCGGGAGTTTTATTTGAAGGAGCTGTCCCGCGAGTTCGATATGTCTCTGGATTCATTGAAGCAGGACTGCTTTGAACGTCGGCAGCAGCTGCAAAAAATGAAACCGCAAAGGGATAATAACGACAATTCGTGGAATAATGGTAGGAATGAAAACCGCGAGAACCGCGAGAACCGTCGCACATCCTCTGCGCCGCCCGTATTGCCCGCATATCAGGTCGCTGAACGCAAGCTGCTCGCGCAGATGCTTCAGGATGCGGATATCGCGAGCATGGTGCATCAGAAGCTCGGAGAAGCTTTTAATGTAGAGGATCACGCAGCGCTTGCTGCTTACTTATATGCTTACTATGCGCAAGGACATGATCCGGACATCAGTCGGTTTATCGCATCGCTCCAGGATGACCGCCTAGAACGGACAGCCGCTTCGATTCTCATGACGGATGACGACATTCCGTTCGACGAGCATTTGCTCGCCGACTACGTGAACGAAATCTTGAAGGTACCGAAGTTTCGTGAAATCGAGCAATTGAAGGAAGCTATGGTACGTGCGGAACGTTCCGGGGACATGTTGAAAGCGGCACAAATTGCAATTGAAATGAATGCCCTAGAGAGACAGCTTAAAGGTCGGCAGGATGATCGTTTCTAG
- the rpoD gene encoding RNA polymerase sigma factor RpoD, protein MANDQHTELDTEQKLELVKEQLIEHGKKRSSLTYKEIMEKLSPFDQDPEQIDEFFEQLDDIGIEVVNENDEDHPMSNRDDQEREHDDFNFDDDLALPPGIKINDPVRMYLKEIGRVPLLSADDEVELAKRIENGDEEAKRRLAEANLRLVVSIAKRYVGRGMLFLDLIQEGNMGLIKAVEKFDHTKGYKFSTYATWWIRQAITRAIADQARTIRIPVHMVETINKLVRVSRQLLQELGREPSPEEIAAEMDLSTEKVREIMKIAQEPVSLETPIGEEDDSHLGDFIEDQEALAPADAAAYELLKEQLEDVLDTLTEREENVLRLRFGLDDGRTRTLEEVGKVFGVTRERIRQIEAKALRKLRHPSRSKRLKDFLE, encoded by the coding sequence ATGGCGAATGATCAACATACTGAATTGGATACTGAACAAAAGCTGGAGCTCGTCAAGGAACAGCTGATTGAACACGGAAAGAAAAGATCCTCCTTAACGTACAAAGAGATTATGGAGAAGCTTTCCCCATTCGATCAGGATCCGGAACAAATCGATGAGTTTTTCGAGCAGCTTGATGATATCGGCATTGAAGTGGTGAATGAGAACGACGAAGATCACCCGATGAGCAATCGGGACGATCAGGAGCGCGAACATGACGACTTCAACTTCGATGATGATCTGGCGCTCCCGCCCGGCATCAAAATCAACGATCCGGTTCGCATGTACTTGAAAGAAATCGGACGCGTGCCTTTGTTGTCGGCGGATGACGAGGTCGAGCTCGCCAAGCGCATCGAGAACGGGGACGAAGAAGCAAAGCGCCGGCTTGCGGAAGCGAACCTCAGGCTCGTGGTCAGTATCGCTAAACGTTATGTTGGACGCGGCATGCTGTTTCTGGATCTCATTCAAGAAGGCAACATGGGTCTAATCAAAGCGGTTGAGAAGTTCGACCATACGAAGGGCTACAAATTCAGTACGTATGCGACTTGGTGGATCAGACAAGCGATCACGCGCGCAATCGCGGACCAAGCCCGTACGATCCGGATTCCGGTTCATATGGTGGAAACGATCAACAAGCTGGTACGGGTTTCCCGTCAGCTGCTGCAGGAGCTGGGCCGTGAGCCAAGCCCGGAAGAAATTGCGGCTGAGATGGATCTAAGCACGGAGAAAGTGCGCGAAATCATGAAGATCGCACAAGAGCCGGTTTCGTTGGAAACACCGATCGGGGAAGAAGACGATTCGCATTTGGGCGACTTTATCGAGGATCAAGAGGCGCTCGCGCCGGCAGACGCTGCCGCGTACGAGCTGCTGAAGGAACAGCTGGAGGACGTGCTGGATACGCTCACCGAGCGTGAAGAGAACGTGCTGAGGCTTCGTTTCGGACTGGATGACGGTCGTACGCGCACGCTCGAGGAAGTTGGCAAAGTGTTCGGCGTTACTCGCGAACGGATTCGCCAAATCGAGGCCAAGGCGCTTCGCAAGCTGCGCCATCCGTCGAGAAGCAAGCGGCTGAAAGATTTTCTTGAATAA
- a CDS encoding tRNA (adenine(22)-N(1))-methyltransferase, protein MIKLSKRLQQIADLVSAGARVADIGSDHALLPVYLLQSGKCPSAIAGELNTGPFQAAKRQVAEAGLTKRIEVRQGDGLAVLAPGQADTVTIAGMGGSLMADILEAGRAAGKLEGVRELVLQPNVGEEIVRKWLVQHRFVLQTEEILEEDGRIYEVLHALHEPHSPASVTNEAVFDSSILAELPEMKEEEKREWLFRMGPYLLRRPTEVLHSKWKLERTKLEWICKQVGQSDTPEARGKEAQLRGEIKGIEEVLSCLRTAKPSSN, encoded by the coding sequence ATGATAAAGTTGTCAAAACGATTGCAGCAAATCGCCGACCTCGTGTCGGCGGGCGCGCGGGTTGCGGATATCGGATCCGACCATGCGCTGCTGCCTGTTTATTTGCTACAAAGCGGGAAATGCCCTTCCGCAATCGCGGGAGAGCTGAATACGGGACCGTTTCAGGCGGCTAAGCGTCAGGTGGCCGAAGCGGGTCTGACGAAGCGGATCGAGGTCCGTCAGGGAGACGGGCTTGCCGTCCTTGCTCCCGGCCAAGCGGATACGGTAACCATTGCCGGTATGGGCGGAAGCCTGATGGCGGACATACTCGAAGCGGGCCGGGCTGCCGGCAAGCTGGAGGGGGTACGCGAGCTGGTGCTTCAGCCGAACGTCGGCGAAGAGATCGTACGCAAATGGCTGGTTCAACATCGCTTTGTGCTCCAAACGGAAGAGATTTTGGAGGAAGACGGCCGCATTTACGAGGTGCTGCATGCGCTTCATGAACCGCATAGTCCGGCTTCCGTAACGAATGAAGCCGTATTTGATTCCTCCATCCTTGCGGAGCTTCCGGAGATGAAAGAGGAAGAGAAGCGCGAGTGGCTGTTCCGGATGGGCCCGTACCTGCTGCGACGGCCGACCGAAGTGCTGCACAGCAAATGGAAGCTGGAGCGCACGAAGCTCGAATGGATCTGCAAACAAGTCGGGCAGTCGGATACGCCGGAGGCGCGAGGAAAAGAAGCGCAGCTGCGGGGAGAGATCAAAGGAATCGAGGAGGTGCTGTCATGTTTGCGAACGGCCAAACCGTCATCCAACTGA
- a CDS encoding Nif3-like dinuclear metal center hexameric protein has translation MFANGQTVIQLMEQLAPKHIAMENDKIGLQLGTLQKTVSKVLVALDVTDEVVDEAIALGAELIIAHHAIIYRPLAKLDTSTPAGRLYEKLIKNDIAVYIAHTNLDVADGGINDWMADMLGMPAEGRSSLEDVHTDKLYKLVVFVPKSHHEQVLQALWNAGAGEIGGYSQCSFNIEGVGTFLPGDDSKPFIGEQGKLERVQEVRIETIVPASVQRKVVQAMLKAHPYEEVAYDLYPVDLKGRVFGLGRVGKLQAAMKLRELAERAKEAFEVPALRVVGDLDRDVRKVAVLGGSGSRYVSRAVFAGADVLVTGDIDYHTAHDAVMAGLAIIDPGHNIEKLMKPRLADWLRGELQQRKYATEAIASQVETEPFHFL, from the coding sequence ATGTTTGCGAACGGCCAAACCGTCATCCAACTGATGGAGCAGCTGGCTCCGAAGCATATCGCGATGGAGAACGACAAAATCGGGCTGCAGCTCGGCACGCTCCAGAAAACCGTCAGCAAGGTGCTCGTCGCGCTGGACGTGACGGACGAGGTCGTAGACGAAGCGATCGCGCTGGGGGCAGAGCTGATCATCGCCCACCATGCGATCATCTACAGGCCGCTGGCAAAGCTGGACACCTCTACGCCGGCAGGCAGGCTGTACGAGAAGCTGATTAAGAACGATATCGCGGTCTATATCGCGCATACGAACCTGGACGTCGCCGATGGCGGCATTAACGACTGGATGGCGGACATGCTCGGGATGCCTGCGGAAGGCCGCTCCTCGCTGGAAGACGTGCATACCGATAAGCTGTATAAGCTTGTCGTGTTCGTCCCGAAGAGCCATCACGAGCAGGTGCTGCAGGCGCTGTGGAACGCTGGAGCGGGCGAAATCGGCGGCTACAGCCAATGCAGCTTTAACATCGAAGGCGTAGGCACCTTCCTGCCGGGCGACGACTCGAAGCCGTTTATCGGCGAGCAGGGCAAGCTGGAGCGGGTGCAGGAGGTCCGCATCGAGACGATCGTGCCTGCAAGCGTGCAGCGGAAGGTCGTGCAGGCGATGCTGAAGGCGCATCCGTACGAGGAGGTCGCCTACGACCTGTACCCGGTCGACCTGAAGGGCCGCGTATTCGGGCTTGGCCGCGTCGGTAAGCTTCAGGCGGCGATGAAGCTTCGGGAGCTGGCGGAGCGCGCTAAAGAAGCGTTCGAGGTGCCTGCGCTGCGCGTCGTCGGCGATCTTGACCGAGATGTGCGCAAGGTAGCGGTGCTAGGAGGCTCTGGCTCGCGTTATGTCAGCCGTGCCGTATTTGCCGGCGCGGACGTGCTCGTAACGGGCGACATCGACTATCACACGGCGCACGATGCCGTCATGGCAGGGCTCGCGATTATCGATCCCGGCCATAATATCGAGAAGCTGATGAAGCCTCGTCTTGCCGACTGGCTTCGCGGCGAGCTTCAGCAGCGCAAGTACGCGACGGAGGCGATTGCCTCCCAAGTGGAGACGGAGCCGTTTCATTTCCTGTAA